A single genomic interval of Cellvibrio sp. PSBB023 harbors:
- a CDS encoding bifunctional diguanylate cyclase/phosphodiesterase — MSSATRILLVDDTPENLDVLSGILEDLDCQLIVATSGERALELAARRLPDLILLDVMMPDINGFDVCTRLKGDITTTEIPIIFVTARTDDISQGFRVGGADYITKPINADEVRARVRHQLERQAMLAELKSFNRELETKVRERTSELTIANRQLREEINERRYMQDRLNYLATHDFVTRLHNRNALESFVSELLARIQVQNINASFLMIDIDRFRLINQSCGCIAGDELLRQFADAISGLLRRDDFFARLGGDRFAVVTYCDEGDKGDALARSILAQLQEFNFQWEDRQFKLAASIATVPLTRTMVSYDQVMLAADEVIFVAKQEARGGIFSYEEAAKRSNLHKENINWASRLVDAIHNQSFRAYFQMIEYFPATRDDEAPRYRLEVLMRLWDAEHQRMISPGEFIGPAERLHLIPELDKWMLQATLSLFAQHPDLLDQIDMVSINISAFSIRETQFAQFIINSFQQFNLPPQKFCFEITETQAIVNVESARQFMQQLREFGAHFALDDFGSGFASYAYLHQMAFDKIKIDGIFVRDMDSDASHYAMVKSIVEMAASLNKEVIAEFVETEAVAQKLYALGVRWGQGYHHHRPQALNYQSLQKLLLSPVQQTT; from the coding sequence ATGTCGAGCGCGACGCGTATTCTGTTAGTGGATGATACTCCCGAGAATCTGGATGTCCTCAGTGGCATTCTGGAGGATTTGGATTGCCAACTGATTGTCGCCACCTCCGGTGAGCGCGCATTGGAACTGGCCGCGCGCCGCTTGCCCGATTTGATCCTGCTCGATGTCATGATGCCCGACATCAATGGCTTTGATGTCTGCACTCGCCTGAAAGGCGATATCACCACCACCGAAATCCCCATTATTTTTGTCACCGCGCGCACCGACGATATCAGTCAGGGCTTTCGCGTAGGTGGTGCCGACTACATTACCAAACCCATCAATGCCGACGAAGTGCGCGCACGAGTGCGCCATCAACTGGAGCGGCAGGCAATGCTCGCCGAGTTAAAGTCCTTTAATCGCGAGCTGGAAACCAAGGTGCGCGAACGGACCTCCGAACTGACCATCGCCAACCGTCAGCTACGCGAGGAAATAAATGAACGGCGCTACATGCAAGACCGCCTCAATTACCTCGCCACCCACGATTTTGTTACCCGCCTCCACAACCGCAACGCCCTTGAATCCTTTGTCTCCGAACTGCTGGCACGTATCCAGGTTCAGAATATCAACGCCAGCTTTTTAATGATCGACATAGATCGTTTTCGCTTGATCAATCAAAGCTGCGGTTGCATTGCCGGCGATGAACTGCTGCGCCAATTTGCCGATGCTATCAGCGGCTTGTTACGACGCGATGATTTTTTTGCCCGTCTTGGTGGCGATCGTTTTGCGGTGGTTACCTACTGCGATGAAGGCGACAAAGGGGATGCGCTTGCGCGATCAATTTTGGCGCAGTTGCAGGAATTTAATTTCCAGTGGGAGGATCGCCAATTCAAATTGGCTGCGTCCATCGCCACTGTGCCGTTGACGCGCACCATGGTGAGCTACGATCAAGTGATGCTCGCGGCCGATGAAGTGATTTTTGTAGCCAAACAAGAAGCGCGCGGTGGTATTTTCAGTTACGAAGAAGCGGCCAAGCGCAGTAATTTACACAAGGAAAATATCAATTGGGCTTCGCGTCTGGTGGATGCGATTCACAACCAATCCTTCCGCGCTTATTTTCAGATGATCGAATACTTTCCCGCAACGCGCGATGACGAAGCGCCGCGCTATAGGTTGGAAGTATTAATGCGCTTGTGGGATGCGGAGCACCAGCGCATGATTTCGCCGGGTGAATTTATTGGCCCCGCCGAGCGCTTGCATTTAATTCCCGAGCTGGACAAGTGGATGCTCCAGGCCACGCTCTCGCTGTTTGCCCAGCATCCGGATTTGCTGGATCAAATCGATATGGTGTCGATCAATATCTCCGCCTTTTCGATTCGCGAAACCCAGTTTGCACAATTCATTATCAATAGCTTCCAGCAATTCAATTTACCGCCGCAAAAATTCTGTTTTGAAATCACTGAAACCCAAGCCATTGTGAATGTGGAATCCGCCCGTCAATTTATGCAGCAGCTGCGTGAATTCGGCGCACATTTTGCGCTGGATGATTTTGGCAGCGGCTTTGCTTCCTACGCGTATCTGCACCAAATGGCGTTCGACAAAATTAAAATCGACGGTATTTTTGTACGCGATATGGACAGCGATGCCTCGCACTATGCAATGGTGAAATCAATTGTGGAAATGGCGGCCTCACTCAATAAAGAAGTGATTGCCGAATTTGTGGAAACCGAGGCCGTCGCCCAAAAATTGTATGCGCTGGGTGTGCGTTGGGGACAGGGCTACCATCACCATCGCCCCCAAGCCCTGAATTACCAGTCGCTGCAAAAATTGCTGCTGAGCCCGGTTCAGCAAACCACCTAA
- the ubiB gene encoding ubiquinone biosynthesis regulatory protein kinase UbiB — MVFLRLLKILRVFARYRLDQLLPANIPFGARVLLALFKFFPVPKMTRGECLRRACEDLGPIFVKFGQLLSTRPDLVPSDIVLELNHLQDNVVPFANEEFQRIVETSLGASVDTIFASYDKAPLASASVAQVHTAVLKDGREVVIKVVRPGIERVIDQDIELLLLVARWVEKNTLDGKRLHPVEIVEDYRTTIFDELDLQREAANASQLRRNFLHSPLLYVPEIYWDYTRSNVLVMERIYGIPVTDINALAAQHTDMKKLAERGVEIFFTQVFEHNFFHADMHPGNIFVATKNPQLPQYIAVDMAIVGSLTREDQYYLARNLLAMFRRDYRLVAELHVQSGWVPKTVRVEELEAAIRTVCEPIFEKPLKEISFANVLLSLFRTARRFDMEVQPQLVLLQKTLLNIEGLGRQLYPDLDLWVTAHPFLERWLKNRFHPKSLWGELKRYAPEWMEKFPQVPDLIFNSLQQLPLISQKLDALEQDVSRRNVQQHRGRRKLIALVAFGAAGYFLYRDTQGSAVLRDWLATDLSPAGVALIAIGLLALWFRK; from the coding sequence ATGGTCTTTCTGCGTTTATTAAAAATCCTGCGCGTATTTGCGCGTTATCGTCTGGATCAATTGCTGCCCGCCAATATCCCTTTTGGCGCGCGCGTGCTGCTGGCGTTGTTCAAGTTCTTTCCAGTACCCAAAATGACACGCGGCGAATGCCTGCGCCGCGCCTGCGAAGATCTGGGTCCGATTTTTGTAAAATTTGGCCAGTTGTTATCGACCCGGCCGGATTTGGTGCCCAGCGACATAGTGCTCGAACTCAACCACCTGCAAGACAATGTGGTCCCCTTTGCCAATGAGGAATTCCAGCGCATTGTAGAAACCTCACTCGGTGCCAGTGTCGATACTATTTTTGCCAGTTATGACAAAGCCCCCTTGGCCTCTGCATCGGTTGCCCAGGTACACACGGCGGTCTTAAAGGATGGGCGCGAGGTGGTGATCAAAGTGGTGCGCCCCGGTATTGAACGGGTGATTGATCAGGACATCGAGTTGCTGTTATTGGTCGCCCGCTGGGTGGAAAAAAATACCCTCGATGGCAAACGCTTGCACCCGGTGGAAATTGTAGAGGACTACCGCACTACCATTTTTGATGAGCTGGATCTGCAGCGCGAGGCCGCCAATGCATCGCAATTGCGCCGCAACTTTTTACATTCCCCCCTGCTGTATGTGCCGGAAATTTATTGGGATTACACCCGCAGCAATGTGTTGGTCATGGAACGCATCTACGGTATTCCCGTGACGGATATCAATGCCCTGGCCGCGCAACATACCGACATGAAAAAACTTGCCGAGCGCGGCGTGGAGATTTTCTTCACCCAGGTGTTCGAGCACAATTTTTTCCATGCGGACATGCACCCCGGCAATATTTTTGTCGCCACGAAAAATCCGCAACTTCCGCAATATATTGCGGTGGATATGGCGATTGTCGGCTCGCTCACCCGTGAAGATCAGTATTATCTGGCGCGTAACCTGCTTGCCATGTTTCGCCGCGATTATCGTTTGGTGGCCGAGCTGCACGTACAAAGCGGCTGGGTGCCAAAGACTGTGCGGGTGGAAGAGTTGGAAGCAGCAATTCGCACCGTGTGTGAGCCTATTTTTGAAAAACCGCTCAAGGAAATTTCCTTTGCCAATGTGTTGCTCAGTTTATTCCGCACAGCGCGCCGCTTTGATATGGAAGTGCAGCCGCAATTGGTGTTGCTACAAAAAACCTTGCTCAATATAGAAGGCCTTGGCCGCCAGTTGTACCCGGACCTGGATTTATGGGTTACCGCCCATCCATTTTTGGAGCGCTGGTTAAAAAATCGCTTTCATCCCAAATCCCTGTGGGGCGAACTCAAACGTTACGCACCGGAATGGATGGAAAAATTCCCACAAGTACCGGATTTGATTTTCAACAGCTTGCAACAACTGCCGCTGATCAGCCAGAAGCTCGATGCACTCGAACAGGATGTAAGCCGGCGTAATGTGCAACAGCATCGCGGACGCCGTAAGCTGATTGCGCTAGTGGCATTTGGTGCGGCGGGTTATTTCCTTTATCGCGATACCCAAGGCTCTGCGGTATTGCGGGATTGGCTGGCGACGGATCTCTCGCCCGCCGGTGTGGCATTGATCGCGATTGGTTTGTTGGCGCTGTGGTTTAGAAAATAG
- a CDS encoding SCP2 domain-containing protein yields the protein MAGMLGTAALASAEKMLNATLRYDPATRLGLAPLEGKILAVHITAPVLTVFVMPMDDELRLMGNWDGDVDTRISGSLLALAQLSRTEIHNLKHSGVTVMGDLSLLAEWQRLVKNLDIDWEEMLSQFTGDLIGHQTAQLIRAQVGWVNERASSARRLTSEFLTEELKALPAKPELDDFYQQVDDLRLAVDRAAARVEKLITERKP from the coding sequence ATGGCCGGCATGCTGGGTACCGCCGCACTCGCCAGCGCCGAGAAAATGCTCAACGCCACGCTGCGCTATGACCCCGCCACGCGCCTTGGCCTTGCCCCTCTGGAAGGCAAAATACTGGCAGTGCACATCACTGCCCCTGTGCTGACGGTATTTGTCATGCCGATGGACGACGAGTTGCGCTTGATGGGTAACTGGGACGGCGATGTCGATACCCGCATCAGCGGTTCACTGCTCGCGCTGGCGCAATTGAGCCGCACCGAAATCCATAACCTCAAACACAGCGGCGTCACGGTGATGGGCGATTTAAGCCTGCTCGCCGAATGGCAGCGGCTGGTAAAAAACCTCGATATCGACTGGGAGGAAATGCTCAGTCAATTCACCGGTGATCTGATTGGCCACCAAACCGCGCAACTGATTCGCGCCCAAGTCGGCTGGGTGAATGAGCGTGCCAGCAGCGCCCGACGCCTGACCAGCGAATTCCTCACCGAAGAATTAAAAGCCCTGCCCGCCAAGCCCGAATTGGACGACTTTTACCAGCAAGTAGATGACCTGCGCTTGGCGGTGGATCGCGCGGCGGCGCGTGTTGAAAAACTCATTACGGAGCGAAAACCGTAG
- the ubiE gene encoding bifunctional demethylmenaquinone methyltransferase/2-methoxy-6-polyprenyl-1,4-benzoquinol methylase UbiE: protein MNEKKTTHFGFQQVPVEEKAERVAEVFHSVAAKYDVMNDLMSGGIHRLWKRFTIEASGVRAGHKVLDIAGGTGDLSYQFAKLVGASGQVILADINASMLGVGRDRLTDRGIAGNINFAQCDAQYLPFPDNTFDCITIAFGLRNVTDKDLALRSMQRVLKPGGRLLVLEFSKPQSEILSKIYDTYSFKVLPFMGKLVTNDAESYRYLAESIRMHPDQQTLKDMMDNAGFVRTEFHNMTGGIVALHKGIKP, encoded by the coding sequence ATGAACGAGAAAAAAACCACTCACTTTGGCTTTCAACAAGTTCCCGTCGAAGAAAAGGCGGAGCGCGTCGCCGAGGTATTCCACTCGGTCGCGGCTAAGTACGATGTCATGAACGACCTGATGTCCGGCGGCATCCACCGGCTGTGGAAGCGCTTCACCATTGAAGCATCGGGCGTGCGTGCTGGTCACAAAGTGTTGGATATTGCCGGTGGCACCGGCGATTTAAGCTACCAGTTTGCCAAGTTAGTGGGCGCCAGCGGGCAGGTGATCCTCGCTGACATCAACGCTTCAATGCTCGGTGTGGGCCGCGACCGCCTGACGGATCGCGGTATTGCGGGCAATATCAACTTCGCCCAATGCGACGCGCAATACCTGCCATTTCCCGATAACACCTTCGATTGCATCACTATCGCTTTTGGTCTGCGCAATGTGACTGACAAAGACCTCGCCCTGCGCTCCATGCAGCGGGTACTTAAGCCGGGTGGGCGCCTGCTGGTGCTGGAGTTCTCCAAGCCGCAAAGTGAAATCCTCAGCAAAATTTACGACACCTATTCATTTAAAGTCCTGCCGTTCATGGGCAAGCTGGTGACTAACGATGCCGAAAGCTATCGCTACCTCGCCGAATCCATCCGCATGCACCCGGATCAGCAAACCTTGAAAGACATGATGGACAATGCCGGTTTTGTACGCACCGAATTCCACAATATGACCGGCGGAATTGTTGCGTTGCACAAGGGAATCAAACCCTGA
- a CDS encoding helicase translates to MRMFLSAAFFMSAIALSASLPSPAAANSLKPFTTDGCSLWIDGTPEQPHLWRHCCVAHDLAYWQGGTKADRQQADADILACVKQAQGPGMAQYMYANVRWGGSPYWMSSYRWGYGWNYLDGIWPRGYKLPTAEEQAQIAAQLPAAQALMARDIELYPASKDKEPTPAPAN, encoded by the coding sequence ATGCGCATGTTTTTATCTGCGGCATTCTTTATGAGCGCCATTGCCCTCAGCGCCAGCTTGCCCAGCCCGGCGGCGGCCAATAGCCTCAAGCCATTTACTACTGACGGCTGCTCCCTGTGGATTGATGGCACGCCCGAACAGCCCCACCTCTGGCGCCACTGTTGCGTTGCCCATGACCTCGCCTACTGGCAAGGCGGCACCAAGGCCGACCGCCAACAGGCCGATGCCGATATTCTCGCCTGTGTAAAACAAGCCCAGGGGCCGGGCATGGCCCAGTATATGTACGCCAACGTGCGCTGGGGCGGCAGCCCTTATTGGATGTCCAGCTACCGCTGGGGTTATGGCTGGAATTATCTCGATGGCATTTGGCCGCGCGGTTACAAACTCCCCACAGCAGAAGAGCAGGCACAGATTGCTGCACAACTGCCCGCCGCACAGGCACTCATGGCGCGCGATATCGAACTTTATCCAGCCAGCAAGGACAAAGAGCCTACACCTGCACCGGCGAATTAA
- a CDS encoding arginine/lysine/ornithine decarboxylase yields MKFRFPIVIIDEDFRSENTSGLGIRALAEAIQNESWEVVGVTSYGDLSQFAQQQSRASAFILSIDDEEFGAGSLEETDHALKSLRAFVQEIRNKNADIPIYLYGETRTSRHIPNDILRELHGFIHMFEDTPEFVARHIIREAKSYLDGLAPPFFRALVHYAQDGSYSWHCPGHSGGVAFLKSPIGQMFHQFFGENMLRADVCNAVEELGQLLDHTGPIAASERNAARIFNADHCYFVTNGTSTSNKMVWHSTVAPGDIVVVDRNCHKSILHSIIMCGAIPVFLMPTRNNLGIIGPIPLEEFTPESIARKIEANPFAREAVNKKPRILTITQSTYDGVLYNVETLKNMLDGKIDTLHFDEAWLPHATFHEFYKDMHAIGKDRPRAKESMIFSTQSTHKLLAGLSQASQVLVRESEKVKLDQDAFNEAYLMHTSTSPQYSIIASCDIAAAMMEAPGGHALVEESIFEALDFRRAMKKVDEEWGQDWWFQVWGPEEFAEEGIGTREDWVLRSDDNWHGFGKLAPNFNMLDPIKATIVNPGLSVNGQFSDTGIPASIVTKYLAENGVIIEKCGLYSFFIMFTIGITKGRWNTLVAALQQFKDDYDKNQPMWRIMPEFAQANPRYERMGLRDLCQQIHDFYKAYDVARLTTEMYLSDMQPAMKPSDAFAKMAHREIERVPINELEGRITSILLTPYPPGIPLLIPGERFNKTIVDYLKFARDFNEKFPGFETDVHGLVKREVDGKKDYFVDCVKQ; encoded by the coding sequence ATGAAATTTCGCTTTCCCATCGTCATCATCGACGAAGACTTTCGCTCCGAGAACACCTCGGGTTTAGGCATACGCGCACTCGCGGAGGCCATTCAAAATGAAAGCTGGGAGGTAGTTGGTGTTACCAGCTACGGTGACCTGTCGCAATTTGCGCAGCAGCAATCGCGCGCCTCTGCATTTATTTTGTCCATTGATGACGAAGAATTTGGCGCAGGCTCTCTGGAAGAGACCGACCACGCGCTCAAATCCCTGCGCGCCTTTGTGCAGGAGATTCGCAACAAAAACGCCGACATCCCGATTTATCTCTACGGCGAAACCCGCACCTCACGCCATATCCCCAACGATATTTTGCGCGAGCTGCACGGCTTCATTCACATGTTTGAAGACACCCCGGAATTTGTGGCACGCCACATTATCCGCGAAGCCAAATCCTACCTTGATGGTTTGGCACCACCGTTTTTCCGCGCACTGGTACATTACGCGCAGGACGGCTCCTATTCCTGGCACTGCCCTGGCCACTCCGGCGGCGTGGCCTTTTTGAAATCACCCATCGGCCAAATGTTCCACCAATTCTTTGGTGAAAATATGCTGCGCGCCGACGTGTGCAACGCGGTAGAAGAACTCGGCCAATTGCTCGACCACACCGGTCCTATCGCCGCGTCCGAGCGCAATGCCGCACGCATCTTTAATGCAGATCACTGCTACTTCGTCACTAACGGTACGTCCACCTCCAACAAAATGGTGTGGCACTCAACCGTAGCGCCGGGCGATATAGTTGTTGTTGACCGTAACTGCCATAAATCGATTTTGCACTCGATTATTATGTGCGGCGCAATCCCCGTATTCCTGATGCCAACGCGCAATAACCTCGGCATTATCGGACCGATTCCGCTGGAAGAATTCACGCCTGAAAGCATCGCCCGCAAGATCGAAGCAAACCCCTTTGCGCGCGAAGCCGTAAACAAGAAACCGCGCATTCTCACCATTACCCAATCGACTTACGATGGTGTGCTCTACAACGTAGAGACGCTGAAAAATATGCTCGACGGTAAAATCGATACGCTGCATTTCGACGAAGCCTGGCTGCCGCATGCGACTTTCCATGAGTTCTACAAAGATATGCACGCGATTGGCAAAGATCGTCCGCGCGCAAAAGAGTCGATGATTTTCTCTACTCAATCCACACACAAATTGCTCGCCGGTTTATCACAAGCGTCGCAAGTGTTGGTGCGCGAATCCGAGAAAGTAAAACTCGATCAGGATGCATTCAATGAAGCCTATTTGATGCACACTTCCACCTCACCGCAATATTCGATCATCGCGTCATGCGATATCGCCGCTGCGATGATGGAAGCACCCGGCGGTCACGCACTGGTAGAAGAATCGATTTTTGAAGCGCTGGATTTCCGCCGCGCCATGAAAAAAGTGGACGAAGAGTGGGGCCAGGATTGGTGGTTCCAGGTGTGGGGGCCAGAAGAATTTGCCGAAGAAGGCATTGGCACCCGCGAAGACTGGGTACTGCGTAGCGACGACAATTGGCACGGCTTCGGCAAACTCGCGCCGAATTTCAACATGCTCGACCCGATCAAAGCCACCATCGTCAACCCGGGTTTGTCGGTGAATGGTCAATTCAGCGATACCGGCATCCCTGCATCGATCGTCACTAAATATCTGGCAGAGAACGGCGTAATCATCGAGAAGTGCGGCCTCTACTCCTTCTTTATTATGTTCACCATCGGCATCACCAAAGGCCGCTGGAATACTCTCGTAGCCGCGCTGCAACAATTTAAAGACGACTACGACAAGAACCAGCCAATGTGGCGCATCATGCCGGAATTTGCGCAAGCCAATCCACGCTACGAGCGCATGGGTCTGCGCGATCTTTGCCAGCAAATTCACGACTTCTACAAAGCCTACGACGTTGCACGCTTGACCACCGAAATGTATTTGTCCGATATGCAACCGGCGATGAAGCCATCTGATGCCTTTGCAAAAATGGCGCACCGCGAAATCGAACGCGTGCCTATCAACGAATTGGAAGGCCGCATCACCTCGATTTTGTTAACACCCTATCCGCCAGGAATTCCGCTGTTGATTCCAGGCGAGCGTTTTAATAAAACCATCGTCGATTATTTGAAATTCGCGCGCGACTTCAACGAGAAGTTCCCCGGCTTTGAAACTGATGTACACGGTTTGGTAAAACGCGAAGTGGATGGCAAAAAAGATTATTTTGTTGATTGCGTAAAACAATAA
- a CDS encoding DUF4209 domain-containing protein — translation MFELKALFCDPLGPNLRNEVAHGLLDDRGSQSAYAIYAWWFTFRLLFTNFWNSLR, via the coding sequence GTGTTTGAGCTAAAGGCATTATTTTGTGACCCGCTAGGCCCGAATCTTCGTAACGAAGTCGCTCACGGATTACTTGATGACAGAGGCAGTCAATCTGCCTATGCCATTTATGCATGGTGGTTTACGTTCAGATTGTTATTTACTAATTTTTGGAACAGCTTACGTTGA
- a CDS encoding nucleotidyl transferase AbiEii/AbiGii toxin family protein translates to MKITEDDFAQLVNKAMQDNKVTHMRPVIEKELLHYDILFCLEEKGLLDNLVFQGGTSLRLCRGGNRFSEDLDFAGGKDFSSARLIEMKDCLQDYIGKRYGLEVRVKEPASLKEDAEYAELNIDKWQISVITAPDRKDVPRQRIKLEVANIPAYTKEAVPLRVNYNFLPDGYEDTLIFTETLDEVMADKLISLPATQRYVRHRDIWDLSWLKQQGAVVQQELVQRKIADYRLTDYSGMLELMINKLPGIVTGSDFKNEMKRFLPTDVYDRTLGKEKFEGFLINTVTGLFTELKQKLNGQQIESEFNM, encoded by the coding sequence ATGAAAATCACTGAAGATGATTTTGCCCAACTGGTAAACAAAGCCATGCAGGACAATAAGGTCACGCACATGCGTCCCGTCATTGAAAAAGAATTGCTGCACTATGACATTTTGTTTTGTCTGGAAGAAAAAGGACTTTTGGACAACCTGGTATTTCAGGGCGGTACCTCGCTGCGCCTGTGTCGTGGTGGTAACCGCTTTAGTGAGGATCTGGATTTCGCTGGCGGCAAGGATTTTTCATCCGCCAGGCTCATTGAGATGAAAGACTGCCTGCAGGATTACATCGGCAAACGATACGGCCTTGAGGTCAGGGTTAAAGAACCGGCAAGTTTAAAAGAAGATGCGGAATACGCCGAGCTGAACATCGATAAGTGGCAGATATCCGTAATCACTGCACCAGATCGCAAAGATGTACCAAGGCAGCGCATCAAGCTTGAAGTTGCCAATATTCCCGCTTACACAAAAGAAGCTGTGCCGCTCAGAGTTAATTACAACTTTCTACCTGACGGCTATGAAGACACTCTGATTTTTACAGAAACTCTGGATGAAGTGATGGCCGATAAATTGATTTCGCTGCCCGCCACACAAAGATACGTGCGCCACCGGGATATTTGGGATTTGTCATGGCTGAAGCAGCAAGGTGCTGTTGTTCAACAGGAATTAGTTCAGCGAAAAATTGCCGATTATCGTTTGACTGATTATTCAGGCATGCTCGAGCTGATGATTAATAAACTTCCGGGCATTGTCACAGGCAGCGATTTTAAAAATGAAATGAAGCGCTTCCTCCCGACGGATGTTTATGATCGCACGTTGGGAAAAGAAAAATTTGAAGGATTTTTGATAAATACAGTTACGGGATTGTTCACGGAGCTAAAACAAAAACTAAATGGACAGCAGATTGAATCGGAGTTCAATATGTGA